One region of Glycine max cultivar Williams 82 chromosome 9, Glycine_max_v4.0, whole genome shotgun sequence genomic DNA includes:
- the LOC100806586 gene encoding Secretory carrier-associated membrane protein 4-like encodes MNRHNDPNPFEEEEVNPFSNGGAAPASKSRIPPLASQPLGFGQRHDATVDIPLDTTNDSKKRGQELAAWEADLKRKEKEIKRREEAVSRAGVPVDDKNWPPIFPIIHHDIANEIPVHAQRLQYLAFASWLGIVLCLVFNVVAVTVCWIRGGGVKIFFLAVIYGLLGVPLSYVLWYRPLYRAMRTDSALKFGWFFMFYLLHIGFCIFAAIAPPIVFHGKSLTGILAAIDVFSDHVLVGIFYLIGFGMFCLEALLSLWVLQKIYMYFRGHK; translated from the exons ATGAATCGCCACAACGATCCCAATCCTttcgaggaagaagaagtcaatCCTTTTTCG AATGGTGGTGCTGCTCCTGCATCCAAATCACGTATTCCACCATTAGCATCTCAGCCACTGGGCTTTGGTCAAAGGCATGATGCTACAGTTGATATTCCTTTGGATACTACAAAT GACTCCAAGAAAAGAGGTCAAGAGCTAGCTGCTTGGGAAGCGGATTTAAAACGGAAAGAGAAg gaaataaaaagaagagaagaggcTGTTTCTAGAG CTGGTGTTCCTGTTGATGATAAGAATTGGCCTCCAATTTTCCCAATCATTCATCATGATATTGCCAATGAGATACCGGTTCATGCTCAGAGGCTGCAATATTTGGCCTTTGCAAGTTGGTTAG GAATTGTTCTCTGCCTAGTTTTTAATGTAGTTGCTGTGACTGTCTGTTGGATCAGAGGCGGCG GTGTTAAAATTTTTTTCCTTGCGGTTATATATGGTCTACTTGGTGTTCCCCTTTCATATGTTCTTTGGTACAGACCCCTCTATCGTGCTATGAG GACGGATAGTGCACTGAAGTTTGGTTGGTTTTTCATGTTCTACTTG CTTCATATTGGATTTTGCATCTTTGCTGCAATTGCGCCTCCAATTGTTTTTCATGGAAAATCATTAAC GGGCATCCTTGCTGCAATTGATGTCTTCTCAGACCATGTATTGGTTGGG ATATTCTATTTGATTGGATTTGGCATGTTTTGCTTGGAGGCTCTTCTAAGCTTATGGGTGCTTCAG AAAATATACATGTACTTCCGGGGGCATAAGTGA